The following are from one region of the Sphingomonas oryzagri genome:
- a CDS encoding DUF3455 domain-containing protein — translation MLPLLLSLLAAEPFDVAAHSAILSTHAEGAQLYECKAAADGALHWVFREPIATLIVDGRTVGRHYAGPKWALDDGSVVQGKMVGTTPGATAADIPELKLQVVDRHGDGRLKEAAFVYRLHTKGGVLDGTCAMAGALQSAPYSADYVFTK, via the coding sequence ATGCTTCCCTTGCTCCTGTCTCTTTTGGCGGCCGAACCGTTCGATGTCGCCGCGCATTCCGCGATCCTGTCCACGCATGCCGAGGGCGCGCAACTCTACGAATGCAAGGCGGCGGCCGACGGCGCGCTGCACTGGGTCTTCCGTGAGCCGATCGCCACGCTGATCGTCGACGGGCGGACCGTCGGCCGGCATTATGCGGGGCCGAAATGGGCGCTCGACGACGGCAGCGTCGTGCAGGGCAAGATGGTCGGGACGACGCCCGGCGCCACCGCCGCCGACATCCCCGAACTGAAGCTGCAGGTCGTCGATCGGCATGGCGATGGGCGATTGAAGGAGGCTGCGTTCGTGTACCGGCTTCATACGAAGGGCGGGGTGCTGGATGGTACCTGCGCCATGGCCGGCGCGTTGCAGTCGGCGCCCTATTCGGCGGATTACGTTTTCACCAAGTGA
- a CDS encoding response regulator, with protein MTSRSILIVEDESLIAMMLEDFIDSLGHAVAGTEDTVEGALAQTEAGGFDLAILDVHLHGKACWPVADALADRDIPFILATGGHTEEPPARHAAAPVLSKPFTLNGIEQAIDAVG; from the coding sequence ATGACGAGCCGCTCCATCCTGATCGTCGAGGACGAATCGCTGATCGCGATGATGCTCGAGGATTTCATCGACAGCCTCGGCCACGCCGTCGCCGGCACCGAGGATACGGTGGAGGGGGCGCTGGCGCAGACGGAGGCCGGGGGGTTCGATCTCGCCATCCTCGACGTGCACCTCCACGGCAAGGCCTGCTGGCCGGTGGCCGATGCGCTGGCCGATCGCGACATCCCGTTCATCCTCGCGACCGGTGGCCACACCGAGGAGCCGCCCGCCCGCCATGCGGCCGCGCCGGTGCTCTCCAAGCCCTTCACGCTGAACGGGATCGAGCAGGCGATCGACGCGGTCGGGTGA